A window of Clostridium novyi genomic DNA:
TGATATAATTACAGGAACAGTTATAAGAAAAGATAAGGGAAACGTTTTTGTTGATTTAGAAAAAACGGAAGCAGTTCTTGGACCTAATGAGCAAATACCTAGTGAGGAGTATAATTTTAATGATAAATTAAAATTATACATAGTAGAAGTTAAAAATACTACAAAAGGACCTCAAGTAGTTGTTTCTAGAACTCATCCTGGATTAGTTAAAAGACTTTTTGAATTAGAAGTTCCAGAAATATATGAAGGTGTAGTTGAAATTAAGAGTATTGCAAGAGAAGCAGGATCAAGAACAAAAATTGCTGTATACTCTAATGATGAAAATGTTGATGCTACAGGTGCATGTGTTGGACCAAAGGGAATGAGAGTTCAAAATATTGTAAATGAACTTAAAAATGAAAAAATAGATATAATAAAATGGGATAAAGATCCTGAAAAATATATTGCTAATGCATTAAGTCCTGCAAGAGTAGTAAATGTAGAAATTGACGAAGAAAACAAATCTGCTAAGATAGTAGTAGAAGATGGTCAATTATCATTAGCTATAGGAAAAGAAGGGCAAAATGTTAGACTTGCAGCAAAATTAACTGGATGGAAAATAGACATAAAAAGTGAGTCTCAAGTGGAAGCTTAATTTCTTGAGAAAGGCGGTAGGTCTTGATTATGAAAATAAAAAAGATACCTAATAGAATGTGTACTGGATGTTCAGAAATGAAACCTAAAAAAGAACTAATAAGGGTTGTAAAAAACAAAGAAAATGAATTATCCGTAGATTTGACAGGTAAAAAGCCTGGTAGAGGTGCATATATTTGTAGGAATTTAGAGTGTCTTGAGAAAGCATTTAAGACAAAGAGATTAGAACGTAACTTAGGAATCAAGATAGATGAAGAAATATATGAAAAATTAAAAAGCGAGATTTTAGAATAAAATAAATTTAATATAAGCTTTAAATTTTTTGTAAATAATTATGAATAAAATATATAATATAAATATATTTAATATACTAACTGGGGGTGAATGTTTTGGCTAAAACAAGAGTTTATGAATTAGCGAAAGAATTAAATATATCTAGTAGAGAACTTATAGATGTACTTTCAAGCGAATTTAGCATAACAGTCAAAAATCATATGAGCGTATTGGATGAAGAAGATGCGGAGTTAATAAAAGAAATATTCAGCGATGAAGAAAAATCAGATAGAAGCGTTGCGGCTGAGTATGAAGAAACTACACAAGAACCTATAAAGGCTAAAAATAAAGAGCGTAAAAAAGATAACAAACAAAATAAAAGTAATGCAGGATCTGATGGAGACGAAGAAATAGTTATAGAAATGGAAGATACTATTACTGTTAAAGAGCTAGCTGATAAGTTAAATAAACCTACAACTGAAGTTATAAAACAACTAATGTTTATGGGTGTAATGGCAGCTATAAATCAAGAATTAGATTTAAGTACAGCAGAAAAGTTAGCGGAAAAATTTAATGCCGTTATAGTGCAAAAAGAAGATGAAACCATAGCTCAAGAATCAGAAGAAGAAAATGAAGATTTTGGAACACAAAAAAGACCACCAGTTGTAACTGTAATGGGTCATGTTGACCACGGTAAAACATCTATATTAGATGCTATAAGAAAAGAAAAGGTTACATCAACAGAAGCAGGTGGAATAACTCAACATATAGGTGCTTATACTGTTGAAATTAATGGTGAAAAGATAACATTCTTAGATACTCCAGGACATGAAGCTTTTACAACTATGAGAGCAAGAGGAGCACAAGTTACAGATATAGTTATTCTTGTTGTAGCAGCAGATGATGGAATAATGCCTCAAACTGTAGAAGCAATAAATCACTGCAAAGCAGCAGAAGTACCTATAATAGTTGCTATAAATAAGATTGATAAACCAGCAGCTAATATAGATAGGGTTAAACAAGAATTAACAGAACACAATTTAATCCCAGAAGATTGGGGTGGAGATGTTGTAACTGTTCCTGTATCAGCTCATACAAAAGAAGGATTAGATTCATTACTTGAAATGATTACATTAACAGCTGAGGTTGAAGAATTAAAAGCTGATCCAGAAAGAAAAGCAAAGGGTACTGTAATAGAAGCTAAATTAGATAAAGGAAGAGGACCAGTTGCATCTTTATTAGTTCAAAATGGTACATTAAAGGTAGGAGATTCAATCATAGTTGGTAATACATATGGAAGAATTAGAGCTATGTTTGATGATAAAGGAAAGAATATTAAATCAGCAGGGCCATCTATACCAGTAGAAATACTAGGGCTTTCAGAAGTACCAGCTGCTGGAGATAGATTTAATGTAGTTAAAGACGAAAAGACAGCAAGAAATATGGCTGATAAGAGAAAAGAAAAATTAAGAGCTGAACGTATTCAATCAAGTAATAGAGTTTCACTTGAAGACTTATATAATCAAATTCAAGAAGGAAAAGTTAAAGAACTTGATGTAATAGTTAAAGCAGATGTTCAAGGGTCAGTTGAAGCTGTTACACAATCTCTTGAAAAGTTATCAACAGATTGTGTAAAAGTAAGAGTTATACACGGAGCTGTTGGAGCTATAAGTGAAACAGATGTTACTTTATCAGCAGCTTCAAATGCTATAATAATAGGATTTAATGTTAGACCTTCTAATAATGCAAGTGTTCTTGCTGAAAAAGAAGGAGTTACAGTAAGAACTTATAGAGTAATATATGATGCGTTAGATGATATAAAAGCTGCTATGGTAGGTATGCTAGAACCTGAATATAGAGAAGCAGTATTAGGATCAGCAGAAGTTAGAGCTGTATACAAAATCTCAAGTGTTGGAACTATTGCAGGTTGTTATGTGTTAAATGGTAAAATCACAAGAGATAGTAGTGTTAGAATTATAAGAGATGGTATTGTTATCTTTGAAACAGAAATTTCATCATTAAAGAGATTTAAAGATGATGCCAAAGAAGTTGCAAAAGGATATGAATGTGGACTATCTGTTGAGAAGTTTAATGATATAAAAGAAGGAGATATAATAGAAGCCTTTACTATGGAAGAAATAAAACCTAAAAACTTATAGAATAGCTGAAGGGAGAATATTATATGGCTAAATATAGACTTGGAAGAATAAATGAAGAAGTAAGAAAAGAAATTAGCAATATAATTAGAGATGATATTCATGATCCTAGACTTACTGCTATGGTTAGTGTTACAAGAGTTGAAGTTACAAATGATTTAAGATATGCAAAAGTATTTATAAGTATATTTGGTAGCAATAATTCAAAAGAAGAAACTCTTGAAGCATTAAAGAGTTCTGCAGGATTTATAAGACGTGAAGTGGGTCATAGAGTAAAGTTAAGATATACTCCTGAAATAGTATTAGAATTAGATGAGAGTATAGAACATGGTATGCACATAAATGATCTTTTAAGTAATTTAAAGGGGAATAAAAGAAATGATAATAGATAGTATTATCACTAGCATTAAAGAAAGTAAAAAAATAGGAATTACTTGCCATGTTTCTCCCGATGGAGACTCAATAGGAAGCTCCCTTGCATTAATGCAAGGGCTTCTTAAGTTAGGCAAGGAAACCTATATAATTTCTAAGGAAGATTTACCAGATACATTTAAATTTTTGCCTTATTCAAAAGAAATAAGCACAAGCATAGGCACAGTTCTACCAAATACTGATATTGTTATAGTTGTAGATTGTGGTAATGTAGAAAGAATAAATTTTCAAGATGATATAAATAATAGACAGTACAAGTTAATTAATATAGATCATCATTTAAGTAATGATTATTATGGTGATTTTAACTATGTTGATTCAAAGGCCTCAGCTGCTGCAGAAATTATTTATGAAATTCTAAACTTATTACAAGTATCTTTAGATAAAAATATATGTTCTTGTTTATATACATCATTAATTACAGATACTGGGTCCTTTAGACATTCCAATACAACTAAACGTACTCATGAAATTGCAGGTAATCTAATATCTTATGGAATAGATTTTTCTGAAATTCATAGAACTATTTTTGAAAACATGAAATTTAATAATTTAAAATTACATGGTAAAATTATTGAAAATATGTATATGAAATTAAATGATAAAGTATGTATTATGAATTTAACTCAAGATATGTTAGAAGAGTTTCATGTAGAAAAAGGAGATACTTCTGATATTATAAATATAGCAACTAAAATAGGAAGTGTAGAAGTTGCTATATTATTTAAAGAGGCTGACAATGGAACAAAAGTTAGTTTAAGATCTAAAAATATAGTAGATGTCAGAAGAATAGCTGAGTTATTTAATGGTGGAGGTCATATTAGGGCAGCAGGATTTTTTAGTGAGAAGAAACTACAAGAAATTGAAGAAATTTTAACTAAAGAAATAGAAAAAGAGTTGATCTAATGGATGGAATATTAAATATATATAAACCTATTGGTATAACATCATTTGATGTTGTACGACAAATAAAAAAAGTAACAGGTATAAAGAAGATAGGACATACAGGTACTTTAGACCCATTAGCTACTGGGGTATTACCTATATGTATTGGAAAAGGAACAAAAATAGTAGATTATTTAATGAAAGATTTTAAAGTATATAAGGCTGAACTAAAATTAGGAGTAATTACTGATACATATGACAGAGAAGGAAAAGAACTTTCTATTAAAGATGTTAATGTATCAAAAAAGGAAATTATAGATAAGATTAATTCATTTAAAGGTAATATTCTTCAAGTTCCTCCTATGTATTCAGCATTAAAAGTGAATGGCAAAAGATTGTATGAACTTGCTCGTGAAGGAAAAGAAGTAGAAAGAGTAGCAAGACCTGTAACTATATATGATATTGAGATTTTAGATATTAGTATACCGTATATAAAATTTATGGTTAAATGCTCTAAAGGTACATATATAAGAAGTTTATGTTATGACATTGGAGATAACCTTGGCTGCGGAGGTGCTATGTGGAATCTTGAAAGAGTACAAAGTGGTAGTTTTAATAAGGATAACTCTATAACATTAGAAAATCTAACTAAAGATAATGTAGAAGATTATATTATTCCAATTGATGATGCATTAAGTCAATATGATAAGGCTATTGTAAATTCAAAAGCTGAAAAATTGTTAATTAATGGGGTTAGAATTGCTGATAAGAGACTTTTAAACACCATAGAGCTGAATAAACTATATCGTATTTACAATGAAGATAATAAGTTCTTAGGTCTTGGATTGAGAAATAATCAAGGATTAAAAATTGAGAAACTATTACTTTAGGGGTTGGGACAATGCTAATATATGAAGATAATTTTAAAGCTACATTAAGTGAAAAAACTTATATAGCACTAGGAAGCTTTGATGGATTACATATAGGGCATATGAGTCTTATAGATAAAACTATTGAACTTGCAAAGGCGAATAATGCTAAAAGTATGGTGTTTACATTTAAGAATCATCCTTTAACTGTTATCAACAATGATATAGCACCTAAACTTATTATAAATAATGAAACAAAAACTAAACTGCTTGAAAAAGCAGGTATAGATATTGTTAACTATGCTAATTTCGATGATATATTTATGAAAATATCACCAGAAGACTTTATAGAAAACATGTTAACACATTACAATGTTAAAGGTATTATTGTAGGTTTTAACTATAGGTTTGGATATAAAAACTTAGGTGATATTGATTTATTAAAGAAATTAAGTTGTAAGTTGGGATTTGATTTAAAAATAATAAATCCAGTTAAAATTAATAATGAAGTAGTTAGCAGTACTAGAATAAGACAATTAATTTCAGAAGGTGATATAGTAAAGGCAAATACATTTTTAAATCGTAATTTTGTTTTAAAGGGAAAAGTTATGCATGGAAAACAATTGGGCAGAAAAATAAATTTTCCAACAACAAATTTAGATTACGATAAGAAATTTGTATTGCCAAGAGGTGGTGTATACTATACATCTGTAAACTATAATAATAAGAAATATAAAGGTATAACTAATATAGGTTATAATCCTACTGTAAAGGATGAAAAATTAAGTATTGAAACACATATATTAGATTTTCAAAAAGAAATATATGATGAGATTTTAGAAATATATTTTCATGAGAGAATAAGAGATGAAAAAAAGTTTGATTCTATAGAAGAATTAGCTAATCAATTAACTAAAGATAAAAAGTATGCTTTAAGTAAAAATATAATAGAATACGGACTTTAAAATCATTTTCAAAAACAATTTACAATTTAATAATTATTTGGTATAATACTTTTGAACCTTATGCTATGAAGACTGACTGGCCGGCGGTATTCATGGAATATGGGGATTATAATTTTGGAGGTGCACGATATGGAAAAGGCTAAAAAAGAACAAATAATTAGAGAATATGCAACACA
This region includes:
- the rbfA gene encoding 30S ribosome-binding factor RbfA; its protein translation is MAKYRLGRINEEVRKEISNIIRDDIHDPRLTAMVSVTRVEVTNDLRYAKVFISIFGSNNSKEETLEALKSSAGFIRREVGHRVKLRYTPEIVLELDESIEHGMHINDLLSNLKGNKRNDNR
- a CDS encoding DHH family phosphoesterase produces the protein MIIDSIITSIKESKKIGITCHVSPDGDSIGSSLALMQGLLKLGKETYIISKEDLPDTFKFLPYSKEISTSIGTVLPNTDIVIVVDCGNVERINFQDDINNRQYKLINIDHHLSNDYYGDFNYVDSKASAAAEIIYEILNLLQVSLDKNICSCLYTSLITDTGSFRHSNTTKRTHEIAGNLISYGIDFSEIHRTIFENMKFNNLKLHGKIIENMYMKLNDKVCIMNLTQDMLEEFHVEKGDTSDIINIATKIGSVEVAILFKEADNGTKVSLRSKNIVDVRRIAELFNGGGHIRAAGFFSEKKLQEIEEILTKEIEKELI
- a CDS encoding bifunctional riboflavin kinase/FAD synthetase; translation: MLIYEDNFKATLSEKTYIALGSFDGLHIGHMSLIDKTIELAKANNAKSMVFTFKNHPLTVINNDIAPKLIINNETKTKLLEKAGIDIVNYANFDDIFMKISPEDFIENMLTHYNVKGIIVGFNYRFGYKNLGDIDLLKKLSCKLGFDLKIINPVKINNEVVSSTRIRQLISEGDIVKANTFLNRNFVLKGKVMHGKQLGRKINFPTTNLDYDKKFVLPRGGVYYTSVNYNNKKYKGITNIGYNPTVKDEKLSIETHILDFQKEIYDEILEIYFHERIRDEKKFDSIEELANQLTKDKKYALSKNIIEYGL
- the infB gene encoding translation initiation factor IF-2, yielding MAKTRVYELAKELNISSRELIDVLSSEFSITVKNHMSVLDEEDAELIKEIFSDEEKSDRSVAAEYEETTQEPIKAKNKERKKDNKQNKSNAGSDGDEEIVIEMEDTITVKELADKLNKPTTEVIKQLMFMGVMAAINQELDLSTAEKLAEKFNAVIVQKEDETIAQESEEENEDFGTQKRPPVVTVMGHVDHGKTSILDAIRKEKVTSTEAGGITQHIGAYTVEINGEKITFLDTPGHEAFTTMRARGAQVTDIVILVVAADDGIMPQTVEAINHCKAAEVPIIVAINKIDKPAANIDRVKQELTEHNLIPEDWGGDVVTVPVSAHTKEGLDSLLEMITLTAEVEELKADPERKAKGTVIEAKLDKGRGPVASLLVQNGTLKVGDSIIVGNTYGRIRAMFDDKGKNIKSAGPSIPVEILGLSEVPAAGDRFNVVKDEKTARNMADKRKEKLRAERIQSSNRVSLEDLYNQIQEGKVKELDVIVKADVQGSVEAVTQSLEKLSTDCVKVRVIHGAVGAISETDVTLSAASNAIIIGFNVRPSNNASVLAEKEGVTVRTYRVIYDALDDIKAAMVGMLEPEYREAVLGSAEVRAVYKISSVGTIAGCYVLNGKITRDSSVRIIRDGIVIFETEISSLKRFKDDAKEVAKGYECGLSVEKFNDIKEGDIIEAFTMEEIKPKNL
- the nusA gene encoding transcription termination factor NusA, coding for MNAEFIEALREIVKEKGIEEQLLFDTVEDALVSAYKKNYAKVGGNSQNVKVTIDRENGEIHVYAQKRIEEDPLTINEISLEEAREINPKYEMGDIVDLEVTPKSFGRIAAQTAKQVVIQRIKEAERKVIYNEFIAKEFDIITGTVIRKDKGNVFVDLEKTEAVLGPNEQIPSEEYNFNDKLKLYIVEVKNTTKGPQVVVSRTHPGLVKRLFELEVPEIYEGVVEIKSIAREAGSRTKIAVYSNDENVDATGACVGPKGMRVQNIVNELKNEKIDIIKWDKDPEKYIANALSPARVVNVEIDEENKSAKIVVEDGQLSLAIGKEGQNVRLAAKLTGWKIDIKSESQVEA
- the truB gene encoding tRNA pseudouridine(55) synthase TruB — its product is MDGILNIYKPIGITSFDVVRQIKKVTGIKKIGHTGTLDPLATGVLPICIGKGTKIVDYLMKDFKVYKAELKLGVITDTYDREGKELSIKDVNVSKKEIIDKINSFKGNILQVPPMYSALKVNGKRLYELAREGKEVERVARPVTIYDIEILDISIPYIKFMVKCSKGTYIRSLCYDIGDNLGCGGAMWNLERVQSGSFNKDNSITLENLTKDNVEDYIIPIDDALSQYDKAIVNSKAEKLLINGVRIADKRLLNTIELNKLYRIYNEDNKFLGLGLRNNQGLKIEKLLL
- the rnpM gene encoding RNase P modulator RnpM, whose product is MKIKKIPNRMCTGCSEMKPKKELIRVVKNKENELSVDLTGKKPGRGAYICRNLECLEKAFKTKRLERNLGIKIDEEIYEKLKSEILE